From one Magnolia sinica isolate HGM2019 chromosome 18, MsV1, whole genome shotgun sequence genomic stretch:
- the LOC131233128 gene encoding uncharacterized protein LOC131233128, giving the protein MLSDSSESAQKLEGRSAYNMSSGPVSTSLSASKDRISLEQNRAKGAAGKKKKRREFHLKANAAGTSSDLYMAYKGPEEKPETAITPEIVDSTSDVKQVSADATEKDLPATEDDAQSKAEIDDWDWEDVVEISSPKLKTLENGEQLDGAGKHDDEYGSGVSRKKKYSKDFLLTFSEQYTDLPLGLEIGSDIVDAIMSGPVANPHLVERESYPSSGRITDRPSGGSRPDHRGSSIVDDDKWSKAPGPFASGRDPRLDVGHGGAVINFRPGQCGNHGDLRNPPGQPSGQYGSGILSGPIQSLASPGGMARNSPDADRWQHAPGIHKGMEAGGLKKQRSIVSRPPMDVVLSSELRTKVTSKMRKTSEAEPALAAVITSTPVARPFPAVAMTFSTEVVPVMAPSEAVPIAPPTPAPEARAPEAPVGVEPITISKSSAEEQAPEVSPSGVRREVVGEIPGSVVPVRSVAHYPTANAELLVGRTDALVRYTTTLEAAAQASVVSGVGGTSEPTSETLPSGYHMALLNPWAAKHAPEAKIAATLSLRHINFMNDYAAVCYQSLPMMVEVKERLKEMERLEAERAKFVVEKAEQEARMAKLEAQRVKLKKLLEASAAEREELRRAAARGRVRELALQGEVNQLQARLDVANPEVRHLREAVRCLEISLEDAEGDASRLEKDLERVRHKATEGLAQQRTVLEAVAAANQERLRGELEARAASQVTVAVAAYKESAERAREMDKLYFFGYNTGFDTCLAEVKKFYPTIDLDALAADKAEDAEPVAADDPESAPPFVEAGPDTQPPSSVAGPSTRRE; this is encoded by the exons ATGCTTTCAGATTCGTCTGAAAGTGCCCAGAAACTTGAAGGGAGAAGTGCATATAACATGAGCAGTGGTCCAGTTTCTACTTCATTGTCAGCATCCAAGGATAGGATCTCTTTGGAACAGAATAGAGCCAAGGGTGCTgcaggaaagaagaaaaagagaagggaaTTTCATTTGAAAGCAAATGCTGCAGGGACAAGTTCTGACCTGTATATGGCTTACAAGGGTCCAGAGGAGAAGCCTGAGACAGCTATTACTCCAGAAATTGTGGATAGTACTTCTGATGTCAAGCAGGTATCTGCAGATGCTACTGAGAAGGATCTTCCAGCAACTGAGGATGATGCGCAGAGTAAAGCGGAAATCGATGATTGGGATTGGGAAGACGTGGTGGAGATTTCCAGTCCAAAACTGAAAACGTTAGAAAATGGGGAACAGTTAGATGGTGCCGGTAAGCATGACGATGAATATGGAAGTGGAGTTTCACGTAAAAAGAAGTACTCTAAAGATTTCCTCTTGACGTTTTCAGAGCAATATACCGACCTTCCTTTAGGTTTGGAGATTGGATCTGATATAGTAGATGCCATAATGAGTGGTCCGGTGGCTAATCCCCATCTTGTCGAACGTGAATCATATCCAAGTTCTGGAAGGATTACAGATAGGCCAAGTGGAGGATCTCGTCCTGACCACCGTGGTAGCAGTATTGTGGATGATGACAAATGGAGCAAAGCACCTGGCCCTTTTGCTTCTGGACGTGATCCACGTCTGGATGTTGGTCATGGTGGTGCTGTTATAAATTTTCGGCCTGGCCAATGTGGCAATCACGGGGATTTACGGAATCCACCTGGACAGCCATCTGGTCAGTATGGTAGTGGGATTCTCTCCGGGCCTATTCAGTCATTGGCATCTCCAGGAGGGATGGCACGGAATAGTCCTGATGCTGACAGGTGGCAGCATGCTCCTGGCATTCATAAAG GAATGGAGGCAGGCGGCTTGAAGAAGCAGAGGTCGATAGTGTCGCGCCCTCCGATGGACGTAGTCCTCTCATCTGAGCTAAGGACGAAGGTGACTTCGAAGATGAGGAAGACTTCTGAGGCTGAACCTGCTTTAGCTGCAGTCATAACCTCTACTCCCGTCGCCAGACCTTTTCCTGCTGTGGCCATGACCTTCTCAACCGAAGTTGTGCCCGTCATGGCTCCATCTGAAGCCGTTCCCATCGCTCCCCCGACCCCTGCCCCTGAAGCACGAGCCCCCGAGGCCCCTGTCGGAGTCGAGCCCATCACCATCTCGAAGTCATCTGCAGAGGAGCAAGCTCCTGAGGTTTCGCCTTCAGGGGTAAGGAGAGAGGTGGTTGGGGAGATTCCTGGTTCTGTTGTCCCTGTACGATCTGTAGCTCACTACCCTACCGCTAATGCTGAGCTCTTAGTCGGCCGAACCGACGCCCTTGTCAGATATACTACCACGCTTGAGGCTGCTGCTCAAGCTTCCGTGGTCAGTGGGGTCGGAGGAACTTCTGAGCCCACTTCAGAAACTCTGCCTTCCGGTTATCACATGGCTTTGCTGAACCCGTGGGCGGCCAAGCATGCACCAGAGGCAAAGATAGCCGCCACCCTCTCCCTACGTCACATCAACTTCATGAACGATTACGCGGCAGTTTGTTACCAGTCGCTACCAATGATGGTGGAGGTGAAGGAGAGGTTGAAGGAGATGGAACGGCTTGAGGCGGAGAGGGCTAAGTTTGTGGTGGAGAAGGCAGAGCAAGAGGCGCGGATGGCCAAACTCGAGGCACAGAGGGTTAAGCTCAAGAAACTGTTGGAGGCTTCAGCTGCGGAGCGAGAGGAACTGAGAAGGGCAGCTGCCAGGGGTCGAGTGAGGGAGCTAGCGCTCCAGGGCGAGGTTAACCAACTCCAAGCTCGCTTGGACGTGGCCAACCCTGAAGTCAGGCACCTACGGGAGGCAGTTAGGTGTCTAGAGATCTCTCTCGAGGATGCAGAAGGTGATGCCTCACGACTAGAGAAAGACCTCGAGAGGGTGAGGCACAAAGCTACCGAGGGGTTGGCTCAACAGCGGACTGTTCTCGAGGCCGTGGCTGCTGCAAATCAAGAAAGACTACGAGGTGAACTTGAGGCCCGAGCAGCTTCGCAAGTTACCGTAGCAGTTGCAGCATATAAGGAGTCGGCGGAGAGGGCTAGAGAAATGGACAAGTTATATTTCTTTGGCTACAATACCGGCTTCGACACTTGCCTTGCCGAGGTTAAAAAGTTTTATCCGACCATTGACCTCGACGCTCTTGCTGCAGACAAGGCTGAGGATGCCGAACCAGTCGCGGCAGATGATCCTGAGAGTGCTCCTCCTTTCGTCGAGGCCGGCCCTGACACTCAGCCCCCCAGCTCGGTGGCTGGTCCCTCTACTCGGAGGGAATGA